One genomic region from Haloterrigena gelatinilytica encodes:
- a CDS encoding sulfatase-like hydrolase/transferase — MTDTTLLVTVDSLRTDHVQYMPETLAFLDDTHDAAFATSTATPGSFPAIIGGEYPAGNGLESEASVAHEFDAPSVGITTNHLLSQEYGYAAGFDSFTSPKGGGESLKDKGAILLERGSLPYKVASWGYNRYQQLRSYVEETEKSFRPAADVVDQFLREVDGREEWFGWLHFMEPHHPYDPDGANVDRATAQRVTRRVLSDRGSAEDEALVRDLYRQEIAELDAALEPLWNAIPDETRVVFCGDHGELLGEDGLWGHPGEMRPELLNVPFGTRNAPDAGEVVSLIDVPTVLTGSEHRKGTFDRDTAFAAYGDRKAAMTADHIATADGTYRLDDGEPVDDPGLERELERFDPAYVVKEEALQEDLEDLGYA; from the coding sequence ATGACGGACACTACCCTGCTAGTCACGGTCGATTCGCTCAGAACCGATCACGTCCAGTACATGCCGGAGACCCTGGCGTTCCTGGACGACACCCACGACGCCGCGTTCGCCACGAGCACCGCGACGCCCGGCAGCTTCCCGGCGATCATCGGCGGGGAGTATCCGGCCGGCAACGGCCTCGAGTCCGAGGCCAGCGTCGCCCACGAGTTCGACGCCCCGAGCGTCGGGATCACGACGAACCACCTGCTCTCTCAGGAGTACGGCTACGCGGCCGGGTTCGACTCGTTCACGTCGCCGAAGGGCGGCGGCGAGTCCCTGAAGGACAAGGGCGCGATCCTCCTCGAGCGCGGCTCGCTTCCCTACAAGGTCGCCAGCTGGGGCTACAACCGCTACCAGCAGCTCCGGAGCTACGTCGAGGAGACCGAGAAGTCGTTCCGCCCCGCTGCGGACGTCGTGGACCAGTTTCTGCGCGAGGTCGACGGCCGCGAGGAGTGGTTCGGCTGGCTGCACTTCATGGAGCCCCACCATCCCTACGACCCCGACGGCGCGAACGTCGATCGAGCGACGGCCCAGCGGGTCACCCGTCGCGTCCTCTCGGATCGGGGCTCCGCGGAGGACGAGGCCCTCGTTCGGGACCTCTACCGACAGGAGATCGCCGAACTCGACGCGGCTCTCGAGCCCCTCTGGAACGCGATCCCGGACGAGACGCGGGTCGTCTTCTGTGGCGACCACGGCGAGTTGCTCGGCGAGGACGGGCTGTGGGGCCACCCCGGCGAGATGCGCCCCGAACTGCTGAACGTCCCGTTCGGCACGCGGAACGCCCCCGACGCCGGCGAGGTCGTCTCCCTGATCGACGTGCCGACGGTCCTGACCGGCAGCGAACACCGCAAGGGCACGTTCGACCGCGACACCGCCTTCGCCGCCTACGGGGATCGAAAGGCCGCGATGACCGCCGACCACATCGCGACGGCGGACGGCACGTATCGACTCGACGACGGCGAACCGGTCGACGACCCCGGTCTCGAGCGGGAACTCGAGCGGTTCGATCCCGCCTACGTCGTCAAGGAAGAGGCGCTGCAGGAAGATCTGGAGGACCTCGGATACGCATGA
- a CDS encoding HhH-GPD family protein: protein MPSSSRPFTDPLLRWYERHGRHGLPWRATERSPYELLIAEVLLQRTTAAAVSGAYVPFVTRYPTPEAVVAAPSDEIEDRIAPLGLSKRAGFIERCSGQLLARHSGKIPRCRYELAELHGVGAYTARSVAVHAFGEDVSAVDTNVRRLISRFFGLECDSDAIAVLADEIAPSDRSSDFLYAMLDFAADVCTSRNPECGDCPLGDDCVSTGLASDNAD, encoded by the coding sequence ATGCCCTCGAGTTCCCGGCCGTTTACCGATCCGCTGCTCCGCTGGTACGAGAGACACGGTCGACACGGTCTCCCGTGGCGCGCGACCGAACGATCGCCTTACGAACTGCTTATCGCGGAAGTCCTGCTCCAGCGGACGACGGCGGCCGCCGTATCCGGAGCGTACGTTCCCTTCGTGACGCGGTATCCGACTCCCGAGGCCGTCGTCGCCGCTCCGTCGGACGAGATCGAGGATCGGATCGCACCGCTCGGTCTCTCGAAGCGCGCGGGGTTCATCGAACGGTGTTCGGGACAGCTGCTCGCTCGCCATTCGGGAAAAATTCCCCGCTGTCGGTACGAGCTCGCGGAGCTCCACGGAGTCGGAGCGTACACCGCGCGCTCGGTGGCGGTTCACGCGTTCGGAGAGGACGTCTCGGCAGTGGACACGAACGTTCGGCGGTTGATCTCTCGGTTCTTCGGTCTCGAGTGCGATTCGGACGCGATCGCCGTTCTCGCGGACGAAATAGCACCGTCCGATCGGAGCAGCGATTTCCTGTACGCCATGCTGGACTTCGCGGCCGACGTCTGTACCTCACGGAATCCCGAGTGCGGTGATTGTCCGCTCGGCGACGACTGCGTCAGCACCGGGCTCGCGAGCGATAACGCCGACTGA
- a CDS encoding alkaline phosphatase family protein, producing MTVVVLALDALDAGLIDHFDLDSFRLESSGEIETFANTQDVPYTPEVWATVATGLEPSEHGITGGGTSEWENPALDLASTVTGHLDESTRGTLGKLVRSRTGERERIGETDRESMFDADDAVVHNWPGVHDGTPLQRAWDLMNAVAEGMPRSEFERELFGLCAQQFGWAREMLEHPVSIAGVHVHTLDAAGHAYADDEAALGRAYERVGEYVQEIVAALGADDELLVVSDHGMRTAFYPPDAGEKPASHSWRAYASSTADTYPKSVYDVRRWVEERAAESGASASDDDEGIDMPTDRLRELGYLD from the coding sequence ATGACCGTCGTCGTACTTGCCCTCGACGCGCTCGATGCCGGACTGATCGATCACTTCGACCTCGACTCGTTCCGCCTCGAGTCGAGCGGCGAGATCGAGACGTTCGCGAACACGCAAGACGTCCCGTACACGCCGGAGGTCTGGGCGACCGTCGCGACCGGGCTCGAGCCGTCCGAACACGGCATTACGGGCGGCGGCACGAGCGAGTGGGAAAACCCCGCGCTCGACCTCGCCTCGACGGTCACCGGCCACCTCGACGAGTCGACGCGGGGGACGCTCGGCAAACTGGTCCGCTCTCGGACCGGCGAGCGCGAGCGCATCGGCGAGACGGACCGCGAGTCGATGTTCGACGCCGACGACGCGGTCGTCCACAACTGGCCGGGCGTCCACGACGGGACACCCCTCCAGCGGGCCTGGGACCTGATGAACGCCGTTGCGGAGGGGATGCCCCGAAGCGAGTTCGAGCGCGAACTGTTCGGGCTCTGCGCCCAGCAGTTCGGCTGGGCTCGCGAGATGCTCGAGCATCCGGTCTCGATCGCCGGCGTCCACGTCCACACGCTGGACGCGGCGGGCCACGCCTACGCCGACGACGAGGCCGCGCTTGGCCGCGCCTACGAACGCGTCGGCGAGTACGTCCAGGAGATCGTCGCCGCCCTCGGCGCGGACGACGAACTCCTCGTCGTCAGCGATCACGGCATGCGGACCGCGTTCTACCCGCCCGACGCCGGCGAGAAGCCGGCGAGTCACTCCTGGCGGGCCTACGCGAGTTCCACGGCGGACACCTACCCGAAATCGGTCTACGACGTGCGCCGGTGGGTCGAGGAACGCGCGGCGGAATCCGGCGCGAGCGCGTCCGATGACGACGAGGGGATCGACATGCCGACCGACCGCCTGCGCGAACTCGGCTATCTCGACTGA
- a CDS encoding DUF120 domain-containing protein has protein sequence MSVSAESAVGHDELAVLKLLALEGGLEGDVKISCSHLADRLDASNQTASRRLQRLESAELLERDTVSDGQWVAITDDGEHALHAEYEDYRRIFETDSEIELDGTVTSGMGEGRHYISLPGYQRQFEDRLGYEPFPGTLNVDLRDDSVRRRGAMSSLEPVPIDGWEDDDRTYGPAVCHPATIETADGDRYETAHIIAPERTHHDEDQLEVIAPDKLREELDLEDDDHVVVYVGGRE, from the coding sequence ATGTCAGTCTCAGCTGAGTCCGCCGTCGGGCACGACGAACTCGCCGTGCTCAAACTGCTCGCGCTCGAGGGCGGTCTCGAGGGCGACGTGAAGATCTCCTGTTCTCACCTCGCGGATCGACTGGACGCGTCGAACCAGACCGCCTCGCGCCGGCTCCAGCGCCTCGAGAGCGCGGAGCTGCTCGAGCGCGATACGGTCAGCGACGGCCAGTGGGTGGCGATCACCGACGACGGCGAACACGCGCTCCACGCCGAGTACGAGGACTACCGTCGCATCTTCGAGACGGACTCGGAGATCGAACTCGACGGCACCGTCACCAGCGGCATGGGCGAGGGCCGCCACTACATCTCCCTGCCGGGGTACCAGCGCCAGTTCGAGGACCGACTCGGCTACGAGCCGTTCCCCGGCACGCTGAACGTCGACCTGCGCGACGACAGCGTCCGTCGGCGCGGCGCCATGTCGTCGCTCGAGCCCGTGCCGATCGACGGGTGGGAGGACGACGACCGCACCTACGGCCCCGCGGTCTGCCACCCCGCGACGATCGAGACGGCCGACGGCGACCGGTACGAGACCGCACACATCATCGCGCCCGAGCGGACCCACCACGACGAGGACCAGCTCGAGGTCATCGCCCCGGACAAGCTCCGCGAGGAGCTCGACCTCGAGGACGACGATCACGTCGTCGTCTACGTGGGTGGTCGCGAATGA
- a CDS encoding glycosyltransferase — translation MKRLVEALFGLVALTGLPYLIYLGAYYLRRPSGTPANTRPREPSVSIVLPTYNEAAIVESKLEELVELDYPTEKIEIVVVDSSDDGTAELVETFFAGRPEPELTLIREDERRGLATALNEAYAAAENEVVVKTDCDSRLAPDAVRKAVANLADPDVEAVTGRNADVIGGSEVEQSYRDIQTMIQILESHIDSTLIFHGPFSAFERDAIVPIDEDSIADDSELALKIRRNGGRAVFDPEIHYKEAAHSEFGKRREQKDRRAMGLLRLLWRQRDALGRHGNYGRVVLPFNWWFMIVSPWLVGAGLALATLGSLAVLGPAGLLTPAGVLAFTALGSRDALGPLQPIYSLFDTQISLLRASVSLVRARADGDEETHDGTWSTDDELREVLQ, via the coding sequence ATGAAGCGTCTCGTCGAGGCCCTGTTCGGACTGGTCGCACTGACGGGCCTCCCGTACCTGATCTACCTGGGAGCGTACTATCTCCGGCGGCCGTCGGGCACGCCGGCGAACACGCGGCCCCGCGAACCGTCGGTTAGCATCGTGCTGCCGACGTACAACGAGGCCGCCATCGTCGAATCGAAACTCGAGGAGCTGGTCGAGCTCGACTACCCGACGGAGAAGATCGAAATCGTCGTCGTCGACTCGAGCGACGACGGAACGGCCGAATTAGTCGAGACCTTCTTCGCGGGCCGTCCGGAGCCGGAACTGACGCTCATCCGCGAGGACGAGCGGCGCGGGCTCGCGACCGCGCTGAACGAAGCCTACGCCGCCGCGGAGAACGAAGTCGTCGTCAAGACCGACTGCGACTCCCGGCTGGCGCCCGACGCCGTCCGGAAAGCGGTCGCGAACCTCGCCGACCCCGACGTCGAGGCGGTGACCGGGCGCAACGCCGACGTCATCGGCGGCAGCGAGGTCGAACAGAGCTACCGGGACATCCAGACGATGATCCAGATCCTCGAGTCCCACATCGACTCGACGCTGATCTTCCACGGGCCGTTCTCGGCGTTCGAACGCGACGCCATCGTTCCGATCGACGAGGACTCGATCGCCGACGACAGCGAACTCGCCTTAAAGATCCGACGCAACGGCGGCCGCGCCGTCTTCGATCCGGAGATCCACTACAAGGAGGCCGCCCACTCCGAGTTCGGCAAGCGCCGCGAGCAGAAGGACCGCCGGGCGATGGGACTCCTGCGCCTGCTGTGGCGCCAGCGGGACGCGCTCGGCCGCCACGGTAACTACGGCCGCGTCGTCCTGCCCTTCAACTGGTGGTTCATGATCGTCTCGCCGTGGCTCGTCGGCGCCGGCCTCGCGCTGGCGACGCTCGGCTCGCTGGCGGTCCTCGGCCCCGCCGGGCTGCTCACGCCGGCCGGCGTCCTCGCCTTCACGGCGCTGGGCTCGCGGGACGCGCTCGGGCCGCTCCAGCCGATCTACTCGCTGTTCGACACCCAGATCTCGCTGCTGCGCGCCAGCGTCTCCCTCGTCCGCGCCCGCGCCGACGGTGACGAGGAGACCCACGACGGCACCTGGTCGACCGACGACGAACTCCGGGAGGTGTTACAGTGA
- a CDS encoding polysaccharide pyruvyl transferase family protein: MRILLLRTWTTNIGNGFIDYGAKAMLERAFPDAEIVETGGYPNHAADTAALWRGTRKFERMAGRGADYESPTHQIRQNVLNVSELIDADLAVLPGCVLSRPTFRKYFDTLTRLRERDIPIVIIGGGGEEYDEAERKDVEAVFDALDIEVLLTRDRTAYEEYGDLVEYLYDGIDCSLFLGDAHQPPEANREFDVHTFDKGEEPDVDGASTIIRPDHAPFDEPYHFPVGERARELLGLETPLFEAENVFVSDMVTDYLFLYANADVVRSDRIHACLPALTYGNRAQFYFDTPRANLFDRVPIEGDVTSEPVRFDMDELEREKDEQVEALEEGVTTVL; encoded by the coding sequence ATGAGAATCCTGCTTTTGCGGACGTGGACGACGAACATCGGGAACGGATTCATCGACTACGGGGCGAAGGCGATGCTCGAGCGGGCGTTTCCCGACGCCGAGATCGTCGAGACTGGCGGCTACCCGAACCACGCGGCGGACACCGCGGCGCTGTGGCGCGGGACCCGGAAGTTCGAACGGATGGCGGGCCGCGGCGCGGACTACGAGTCGCCGACTCACCAGATTCGGCAGAACGTGCTGAACGTCAGCGAACTGATCGACGCCGATCTGGCGGTCCTGCCGGGCTGCGTGCTCTCCCGGCCGACGTTCCGGAAGTACTTCGACACGCTCACTCGACTCAGGGAGCGAGATATTCCGATCGTTATCATCGGTGGGGGTGGCGAGGAGTACGACGAGGCCGAGCGTAAGGACGTCGAGGCCGTCTTCGACGCGCTCGATATCGAGGTCCTGCTCACGCGAGATCGAACCGCCTACGAGGAGTACGGCGACCTCGTCGAGTACCTGTACGACGGCATCGACTGCTCGCTGTTCCTGGGCGACGCGCACCAGCCGCCAGAGGCGAACCGGGAGTTCGACGTCCACACGTTCGACAAGGGCGAGGAGCCCGACGTCGACGGCGCGTCGACGATCATCAGGCCCGATCACGCGCCCTTCGACGAACCGTACCACTTCCCGGTCGGCGAGCGAGCGCGGGAACTGCTCGGCCTCGAGACGCCGCTGTTCGAGGCGGAGAACGTCTTCGTCTCCGATATGGTGACCGACTACCTCTTCCTCTACGCCAACGCCGACGTGGTTCGCTCGGACCGGATCCACGCCTGCCTGCCCGCCCTGACCTACGGCAACCGGGCGCAGTTCTACTTCGACACGCCGCGGGCGAACCTCTTCGATCGGGTCCCGATCGAGGGCGACGTCACGAGCGAGCCGGTCCGGTTCGACATGGACGAACTCGAGCGGGAGAAGGACGAACAGGTCGAGGCCCTCGAGGAAGGGGTCACGACGGTCCTGTGA
- a CDS encoding glycosyltransferase family 4 protein: MTANATARDRGGDSRVRTDTDSAQSRGAKSGDRCLLYQNSDAHPAHRVFADAVGADRRHFETGVRPSESNGNTERIVDRIRTGGTLPAYDTVIAEGSAPLQTGLAYKLRRPDATLVYLAADETFYTLSERPTRYLWRGLEPISRRLLDGVIAVGRDVYDWARPYLGDHPVAYVRPPISDAKYGRLASLSPTSPQEPFTILSAGEAKPANGYDRLARAVGRFARTVDADVRLVVLGEGHEAEGYADRSRVLTPGFVDLDTFADWFGRASVYVQSSRGDAFPVAALEGILSGTPTVVTEATGVRELLPPRQVVPPTETGLLEGLRDVFERAPDERRSAASEQRDLVADLTESNQGDRFSAALEEFA, translated from the coding sequence GTGACGGCGAACGCGACCGCTCGCGATCGGGGCGGCGACTCGAGGGTGCGGACGGACACCGACTCCGCCCAGTCGCGGGGAGCGAAATCCGGCGATCGCTGTCTCCTCTACCAGAACAGCGACGCCCACCCCGCACACCGCGTGTTCGCCGACGCCGTCGGCGCCGACCGTCGCCACTTCGAGACCGGCGTCCGTCCGTCCGAATCGAACGGCAACACCGAGCGGATCGTCGACCGGATTCGGACCGGCGGGACGCTCCCCGCGTACGACACCGTCATCGCGGAGGGGAGCGCGCCGCTCCAGACCGGGCTCGCGTACAAACTCCGCCGACCGGACGCGACCCTCGTCTACCTCGCCGCGGACGAGACCTTCTACACCCTCTCCGAGCGGCCGACGCGCTACCTCTGGCGCGGGCTCGAGCCGATCTCGAGGCGGCTGCTGGACGGCGTGATCGCGGTCGGCAGGGACGTCTACGATTGGGCGCGACCGTACCTCGGCGATCACCCGGTCGCCTACGTCCGGCCGCCGATCAGCGACGCGAAGTACGGGCGGCTCGCGTCGCTCTCGCCGACCTCGCCACAGGAGCCGTTCACGATCCTTTCCGCCGGCGAGGCCAAACCGGCCAACGGTTACGACCGACTGGCTCGAGCGGTCGGCAGGTTCGCCCGGACCGTCGACGCCGACGTGCGACTGGTCGTCCTCGGCGAGGGCCACGAGGCGGAAGGGTACGCGGACAGATCCCGCGTCCTCACGCCCGGCTTCGTCGATCTGGACACCTTCGCCGACTGGTTCGGCCGCGCGAGCGTCTACGTCCAGTCCTCTCGAGGCGACGCCTTCCCCGTCGCCGCGCTCGAGGGGATCCTCTCGGGCACGCCGACGGTGGTCACCGAGGCGACCGGCGTCCGAGAGCTCTTACCGCCGCGACAGGTCGTCCCGCCGACCGAGACGGGCCTGCTCGAGGGCCTGCGGGACGTCTTCGAGCGAGCGCCGGACGAGCGACGGTCGGCCGCGAGCGAGCAGCGAGACCTCGTCGCCGATCTGACCGAATCGAATCAGGGTGACCGCTTCAGCGCCGCGCTGGAGGAGTTCGCATGA
- a CDS encoding ABC transporter permease subunit — protein sequence MLELARYDGRQRLKGSLYLSVAMSLLAVTVVWIYPSFSGSFDDVDEEFLQAYPEGVIQLFDIRTMASLEGFLAFELYVFGWTILLGLYLAYLGAGTIADDVKRGRMDVLLSMPISRARTVAEKFAALAVPIVVVNVVTPVVVFVAATLVGEPISAADLAALHALSVPYLFACGAIGLVASVAVDRVGIAQRLALGITFGLFMLESLLTGTDYEAVGAVAPMRYFDPNAVLLESSVDPVHAGILVAMTAVLVVASQRWFERSDIAS from the coding sequence ATGCTCGAACTCGCCCGGTACGACGGCCGCCAGCGACTCAAGGGGAGCCTCTACCTCTCGGTCGCCATGTCGCTGCTGGCGGTCACCGTCGTCTGGATCTACCCCTCCTTCAGCGGTTCGTTCGACGACGTCGACGAGGAGTTCCTGCAGGCCTATCCCGAGGGCGTCATCCAGCTGTTCGACATCCGGACGATGGCCTCCCTCGAGGGGTTTCTCGCCTTCGAACTCTACGTCTTCGGCTGGACGATCCTGCTGGGGCTCTACCTGGCCTATCTGGGGGCCGGCACGATCGCCGACGACGTCAAGCGCGGGCGGATGGACGTCCTGCTGTCGATGCCGATCTCGCGGGCCCGGACCGTCGCGGAGAAGTTCGCCGCGCTGGCCGTCCCGATCGTCGTCGTCAACGTCGTCACCCCGGTCGTCGTCTTCGTCGCCGCGACGCTGGTCGGCGAGCCGATTTCGGCCGCGGACCTGGCGGCCCTCCACGCCCTCTCCGTTCCGTACCTCTTCGCCTGCGGGGCCATCGGACTGGTCGCCTCCGTCGCCGTCGACCGCGTCGGCATCGCTCAGCGGCTCGCCCTCGGGATCACCTTCGGGCTGTTCATGCTCGAGTCCCTCCTGACCGGCACCGACTACGAGGCGGTCGGCGCCGTCGCCCCCATGCGGTACTTCGATCCCAACGCCGTGTTGCTCGAGAGTTCGGTCGATCCCGTCCACGCCGGAATCCTGGTCGCGATGACCGCCGTCCTCGTCGTCGCCAGTCAGCGCTGGTTCGAACGAAGCGATATCGCCTCGTAG
- a CDS encoding sulfatase-like hydrolase/transferase — protein MTGNRRPNIVVLCLDTVRKDVYDRFATRLRERAAVRFEGMRALGGWSVPSHAGLLTGSVASETGVHAHQRRFDPIDAEDTWLTPLERQGYESVCVTSNIYASPVFGFDRFFDRTIPISPSRRLPEGMDVQEHISDRSTDGVAAYADFVREALEHDHPLRSLANGVLLKLDDVSRKLPIEKPTDFGGRAIARTLEREVAEPDGPVVAFANVMDAHGPHTAFRGLDDSIHGVSSDFHSSSFRDSDVNVADGLGEYESDVERVRRLYAATVDYLDRVVTDLLDALAREDDRESILIVTADHGENLGYESDGYLMNHMSSLSEGLLHVPFDVVATDDGALELAVDDTSRPVDVGGLASHADLGDAVRSLAGEEPFDPFALERERARAEIVGSGSGIPEGGDESYWDRGQRVVYEGDRKYYRDQLGAEAVYDVSGPPSEQVERPDETVPDGLFESAFGDWVTDEDADGRDHAEGVDAASRARLEDLGYL, from the coding sequence ATGACCGGCAATCGTCGACCGAATATCGTCGTCCTCTGTCTGGACACCGTCAGAAAGGACGTTTACGACCGATTCGCGACCCGCCTTCGGGAGCGGGCGGCCGTCCGCTTCGAGGGGATGCGCGCGCTCGGCGGCTGGAGCGTCCCGAGCCACGCCGGTCTCCTGACCGGCTCGGTCGCGTCGGAGACCGGCGTCCACGCTCACCAACGTCGGTTCGACCCGATCGACGCCGAAGACACCTGGCTCACACCCCTCGAGCGGCAGGGGTACGAGTCGGTCTGCGTCACGTCGAACATCTACGCCAGCCCCGTCTTCGGCTTCGACCGCTTTTTCGACCGGACGATACCCATCTCGCCGAGCCGCAGACTCCCGGAGGGGATGGACGTCCAGGAACACATCTCCGACCGATCGACCGACGGCGTGGCGGCCTACGCCGACTTCGTCCGCGAGGCCCTCGAACACGACCACCCGCTGCGCTCGCTGGCCAACGGCGTCCTGCTCAAACTCGACGACGTGAGCCGGAAGCTGCCGATCGAGAAGCCGACCGACTTCGGCGGCCGGGCGATCGCCCGCACCCTCGAGCGGGAGGTCGCCGAGCCCGACGGGCCGGTCGTCGCCTTCGCCAACGTCATGGACGCCCACGGACCCCACACCGCCTTCCGCGGGCTCGACGACTCGATTCACGGCGTCTCGTCCGACTTCCACTCGAGTTCGTTCCGGGACTCGGACGTCAACGTCGCGGACGGCCTCGGCGAGTACGAATCGGACGTCGAGCGCGTCCGTCGGCTCTACGCCGCGACGGTCGACTACCTCGACCGGGTCGTTACCGACCTCCTAGACGCCCTAGCGCGGGAGGACGACCGCGAGTCGATCCTGATCGTGACGGCCGACCACGGCGAGAACCTCGGCTACGAGTCCGACGGCTACCTCATGAACCACATGAGCAGCCTCTCCGAGGGGCTGTTACACGTTCCGTTCGACGTCGTGGCCACCGACGACGGCGCCCTCGAGCTCGCGGTCGACGATACGTCCCGTCCCGTCGACGTCGGCGGGCTCGCCTCCCACGCCGACCTCGGCGACGCGGTCCGGTCGCTCGCGGGCGAGGAGCCGTTCGATCCGTTCGCCCTCGAGCGCGAGCGCGCTCGCGCCGAAATCGTCGGCTCCGGCTCCGGCATCCCGGAGGGCGGCGACGAATCGTACTGGGACCGCGGTCAGCGAGTCGTCTACGAGGGCGATCGGAAGTACTACCGCGATCAACTCGGCGCGGAGGCCGTCTACGACGTCTCCGGACCGCCGTCGGAGCAGGTCGAACGACCCGACGAGACGGTTCCGGACGGGCTCTTCGAGTCCGCCTTCGGCGACTGGGTTACCGACGAGGACGCTGACGGCCGGGACCACGCCGAGGGGGTCGACGCGGCGAGTCGCGCCCGGCTGGAGGATCTGGGATACCTATGA
- a CDS encoding glycosyltransferase yields MTDADADANVAILHDRFPGIGGGEEFAIEAARVLEAPIYTTYVAEGTEIPDDVEVIPFQQAKYTSLPWRPFLEWKNEGMNPLETLNVALDMTDAHPDLADYDVILESAPLSKYYVPEVGQRIVHYPHSPPRWLYDLYRDRLSGFDAPFVETGLKAYAKGWRALDKEANDYVDRFVANSELVRDRIRRFYDRDATVVYPPVTGDWRNEGDEGYFVTWSRLAPEKRIDTIAKAFAGLDERLVIAGDGEQREQLESFAANYDNIEVRGYVADIESLVARATAVVYAPKQEDFGLVGAEAMMAGKPLLGVNEGFTRYQVQGARTGLLFEPTVESIRETVRRFDPDDFDATEIRAEARRYEYDRFAAGLREVVAETAATEIDVPEPASESVPGSESEPERADDTRRVEQRRDEERAEGVADR; encoded by the coding sequence GTGACCGACGCCGACGCAGACGCGAACGTCGCGATCCTCCACGACCGGTTCCCCGGCATCGGCGGCGGCGAGGAGTTCGCCATCGAGGCCGCGCGCGTCCTCGAGGCGCCGATCTACACGACCTACGTCGCCGAGGGAACCGAGATCCCCGACGACGTCGAGGTGATCCCGTTCCAGCAGGCGAAGTACACCTCGCTGCCGTGGCGTCCGTTCCTCGAGTGGAAGAACGAGGGAATGAACCCCCTCGAGACGCTCAACGTGGCGCTCGATATGACGGACGCCCACCCCGATCTCGCCGACTACGACGTGATCCTCGAGAGCGCGCCGCTCTCGAAGTACTACGTCCCCGAGGTGGGACAGCGAATCGTCCACTACCCCCACAGCCCGCCGCGGTGGCTGTACGACCTCTACCGGGACCGGCTCTCCGGATTCGACGCGCCGTTCGTCGAGACCGGGCTCAAGGCCTACGCCAAGGGCTGGCGGGCGCTGGACAAGGAGGCCAACGACTACGTCGATCGGTTCGTCGCGAACAGCGAACTCGTCCGCGACCGGATCCGGCGGTTCTATGACCGCGACGCGACGGTCGTCTACCCGCCGGTGACCGGCGACTGGCGCAACGAGGGCGACGAGGGCTACTTCGTCACCTGGTCCCGGCTCGCCCCCGAGAAGCGGATCGACACGATCGCGAAGGCCTTCGCGGGGCTGGACGAACGGCTCGTGATCGCCGGCGACGGCGAGCAACGCGAGCAACTCGAGTCCTTCGCGGCGAACTACGACAACATCGAGGTGCGGGGCTACGTCGCGGACATCGAGTCGCTGGTCGCCCGGGCTACCGCGGTCGTCTACGCCCCTAAACAGGAGGACTTCGGCCTCGTCGGAGCCGAGGCCATGATGGCCGGCAAACCCCTCCTCGGCGTCAACGAGGGGTTCACGCGCTATCAGGTGCAGGGCGCCCGGACGGGGCTGCTCTTCGAGCCGACCGTCGAGTCGATCCGCGAGACGGTTCGTCGGTTCGATCCCGACGACTTCGACGCGACCGAGATCCGCGCGGAGGCGCGGCGCTACGAGTACGACCGCTTCGCGGCCGGGCTGCGCGAGGTCGTCGCGGAGACGGCGGCGACCGAGATCGACGTGCCGGAGCCGGCGTCGGAGTCCGTTCCCGGATCCGAATCTGAGCCCGAACGCGCGGACGACACTCGACGAGTCGAGCAGCGACGCGACGAGGAGCGCGCCGAGGGGGTGGCCGATCGGTGA